The Caldicellulosiruptor changbaiensis genome has a segment encoding these proteins:
- a CDS encoding VanZ family protein — protein sequence MYCVYLRKKRNEEFISVFFNALFFIYILQVLRFTIFPIPIFSPTIREISSKIDILSTMNIKPFANITLNRQFYYNILLTIPFGFLLPLLRNKSIKKVLLKGIAFSISIELLQLLISFLIKFPYRTCDINDIILNTFGVFMGFVLWKLFTVILKAITKKLNLKNDKFINYILGQNNI from the coding sequence ATGTACTGTGTTTATTTGAGAAAAAAAAGAAATGAGGAGTTCATCTCTGTTTTTTTCAATGCTTTGTTCTTTATATATATCTTACAGGTATTAAGATTTACTATATTCCCAATTCCTATCTTTTCACCAACCATTAGAGAAATATCTTCAAAGATAGATATTCTCTCAACAATGAATATAAAACCATTTGCTAATATTACTTTAAATAGACAATTTTATTATAACATTTTGCTTACAATTCCTTTTGGTTTTTTATTGCCACTATTAAGAAATAAGTCAATAAAAAAGGTATTATTGAAAGGTATAGCTTTTTCAATAAGTATTGAATTACTTCAACTACTTATTTCTTTTTTGATAAAATTCCCGTACAGAACATGTGATATAAATGATATTATTTTAAATACCTTTGGTGTTTTTATGGGCTTTGTTTTATGGAAACTGTTTACCGTTATTTTAAAAGCAATTACAAAAAAATTGAATTTGAAAAATGACAAGTTTATTAACTATATTTTGGGGCAAAATAATATTTAG
- a CDS encoding ArsR/SmtB family transcription factor, translated as MTRLNEILYALSDTTRLRILNILAHSEQNVSSLVKLIQESQPKVSRHLAYLKNVGLIEARNQAQKRIYSIKADVFEKYPFLKALICDLAKVEIFANDLKLLYSAT; from the coding sequence ATGACAAGGTTAAATGAAATACTCTACGCATTATCAGACACAACAAGGCTTAGGATATTAAATATATTAGCCCACAGCGAGCAAAATGTAAGTAGTTTAGTAAAGTTAATCCAAGAAAGTCAGCCAAAGGTGTCGCGCCACCTTGCATATCTTAAAAATGTGGGGCTTATAGAGGCAAGAAACCAGGCACAAAAAAGAATTTATTCAATTAAAGCAGATGTGTTTGAAAAATACCCATTTTTAAAAGCTCTTATTTGTGACCTTGCTAAGGTTGAAATATTTGCAAATGATTTAAAGTTACTTTATTCTGCAACTTAG
- a CDS encoding radical SAM protein: MELPKRVIGEAVLKQVIRYLSNNPEENMGKILDLTEKIVRRERDKWYIQSAKKYLLDPNSSWHHYAMRIIKETNPKVRERILINFFLNAGFIGVPKQLELIKKYDINIPYAILIDPTAACNLHCKGCWAGEYQKAAKLDYEILDRVVKEAQEIGVYFIIFSGGEPLLRKDDILKLCEKYEDTVFLSFTNATLMDDEFIEKVAKVGNLAFAISIDGFEKSTDERRGQGVFKKVVTAMEKLKEAGVVFGFSTTYHRYNVEEVSSDEYIDFLIEKGAKFGWYFTYVPVGKDADISYMATPEQRAYMYKRIEEIRWSKPIFVLDFWNDGEPAGGCIAGGRRYLHINANGDVEPCAFIHFSNVNIKECSLLDALKSPLFMAYRKNIPFNENHLRPCPMIDNPLKLKKIVEESGAHPTQIGGETETAEELANKLLEYSEKWGKVADKLWEQRKQGIPQNKVDLSVIEEVKS; this comes from the coding sequence ATGGAACTTCCAAAAAGAGTGATAGGCGAAGCAGTATTAAAACAGGTGATTAGGTATCTTTCGAATAACCCCGAAGAGAATATGGGCAAGATTTTGGACCTTACAGAAAAGATAGTAAGGCGTGAGAGGGATAAGTGGTATATACAGAGTGCAAAGAAGTATTTGCTTGACCCCAATAGTTCTTGGCATCACTATGCAATGAGAATTATAAAAGAGACAAATCCAAAGGTAAGAGAGAGAATTCTTATCAATTTCTTCTTAAATGCAGGCTTTATTGGTGTACCAAAGCAATTAGAGCTCATTAAGAAATACGATATAAACATTCCATACGCTATTTTGATTGACCCGACAGCTGCTTGCAACTTGCACTGCAAAGGCTGCTGGGCAGGAGAATATCAAAAGGCTGCTAAACTTGATTATGAAATCTTAGACAGAGTAGTAAAAGAAGCTCAAGAGATAGGAGTATACTTTATAATCTTCTCAGGTGGAGAACCGCTTCTGAGAAAAGACGACATATTAAAGCTATGCGAAAAGTACGAAGACACAGTGTTCTTGTCATTTACAAATGCCACACTAATGGATGATGAATTCATTGAAAAGGTTGCAAAAGTAGGTAACTTAGCATTTGCAATCAGTATTGATGGCTTTGAAAAATCAACAGATGAAAGACGCGGTCAGGGTGTATTCAAAAAGGTTGTCACAGCAATGGAAAAACTAAAAGAAGCAGGTGTTGTATTTGGATTTTCAACAACATATCACAGGTACAATGTAGAAGAGGTATCGTCTGATGAGTATATAGATTTCTTGATAGAGAAAGGTGCCAAGTTTGGCTGGTACTTCACATATGTTCCTGTTGGCAAGGATGCGGATATATCATACATGGCAACACCAGAGCAAAGAGCGTACATGTACAAGAGGATAGAAGAGATAAGATGGTCAAAACCAATATTTGTTCTTGATTTCTGGAACGATGGAGAACCTGCTGGTGGATGCATTGCAGGTGGAAGAAGATACCTTCACATAAACGCAAACGGTGATGTTGAGCCTTGTGCATTTATCCATTTCTCAAATGTCAACATAAAAGAATGTTCACTGCTTGATGCGCTAAAATCACCGCTGTTTATGGCATACAGAAAAAATATTCCGTTTAATGAGAATCATTTGAGGCCTTGTCCAATGATTGACAATCCGCTCAAACTCAAAAAGATTGTTGAAGAATCAGGTGCACATCCAACCCAAATTGGTGGTGAGACAGAAACTGCTGAAGAGCTTGCAAACAAGCTACTTGAATACTCAGAAAAATGGGGCAAGGTTGCAGATAAGCTGTGGGAGCAGAGAAAACAAGGTATTCCTCAGAACAAGGTTGATTTGTCTGTAATAGAAGAAGTAAAGAGCTAA
- a CDS encoding glycerol-3-phosphate acyltransferase codes for MIIVFAFISFLIGSIPFSYIITKKFFNKDITNAPDKNPGATNAFRMAGVKAGVPSLILDISKGYFVAYIAKYVLFLKGPDLYIVVFMVILGHAYSVFLHLKGGKSIATSLGVLFSLYGIAPIIFFALGSFLGLLMYKKDNLGTVLGIWSLMIWARCIYLPIEELVFLVLLCAFLTYRQLRTLPIEMDLLKVAKGMLKA; via the coding sequence ATGATTATTGTATTTGCTTTTATTTCATTTTTGATTGGAAGCATACCCTTTTCGTATATTATCACAAAGAAGTTTTTCAATAAAGATATAACAAATGCTCCAGACAAAAATCCAGGTGCAACCAATGCATTTAGAATGGCTGGAGTGAAAGCAGGTGTGCCTTCACTTATTTTGGACATTTCAAAAGGATATTTTGTAGCTTACATAGCCAAATACGTGCTTTTTTTGAAAGGACCAGATCTTTACATTGTTGTTTTTATGGTTATATTAGGTCATGCATATTCTGTTTTTCTTCATCTCAAAGGTGGAAAGTCAATTGCTACGAGCTTAGGAGTGTTATTTTCACTCTATGGGATAGCTCCAATAATATTTTTTGCTCTCGGATCATTTTTAGGGCTTTTGATGTATAAGAAAGACAACCTCGGGACTGTTCTTGGAATATGGTCATTGATGATTTGGGCAAGATGTATTTACTTACCAATTGAAGAATTGGTGTTTTTGGTATTGTTATGCGCATTCTTGACATATAGACAGTTGAGAACCTTACCTATTGAAATGGACCTACTGAAAGTAGCAAAAGGTATGCTTAAAGCATAA
- a CDS encoding RtcB family protein gives MKKIRDGVYTNDYAIFFMTEEILKELDEGVLQQAKNASQIPNVEFLGYTPDAHIGKGTSIGTIIVWDMSKAWISPTIVGVDIGCGMRLVLTKSYADDVDKNLLKKMMSEIEELIPTGVGKKNKKISLSYAKYEEYLQNTEIDKDISDKMILIHEFDLDTIPDEAYEIGKEQFATLGGGNHFIEFQKLHVIDEVVAKEWGLFEGQLVVMIHSGSRRFGSVIGDYYQRKFKDVMKSKGITTPDPQLTFLPIDNKVAKDYIKAMQSAAIYAKVNRHYMSNFIISILDKHGIDAWVLYDVAHNIAYMERFANREKLVIRKGATRALPQNHYLISNPKFLKTGHPVILPGSMGSSSYLMRGIEDNIISYHTVNHGAGRVLSRNKAKKTISVEEFSKALRQGQENEILINTKNLKDFLDESPQSYKDIDTVINSVITSRLAVPVAKMTPLGVIKGKD, from the coding sequence ATGAAAAAGATAAGGGACGGAGTGTACACCAATGACTATGCAATTTTCTTCATGACAGAAGAAATACTAAAAGAGCTGGATGAAGGTGTTTTGCAGCAAGCAAAAAACGCATCCCAGATTCCAAACGTAGAGTTTTTGGGCTATACACCTGATGCGCACATTGGCAAGGGTACATCAATTGGGACAATAATTGTGTGGGATATGTCAAAGGCTTGGATTTCGCCAACAATTGTGGGTGTTGACATAGGTTGTGGTATGAGGCTTGTTCTGACAAAATCATATGCAGATGATGTAGACAAAAATCTTCTAAAAAAGATGATGAGTGAGATAGAAGAGCTGATTCCAACGGGGGTCGGGAAGAAGAACAAAAAAATTTCACTATCTTACGCAAAGTATGAGGAGTACTTGCAGAACACGGAAATTGACAAAGACATATCAGACAAAATGATTTTGATTCATGAGTTTGACCTTGACACAATTCCCGATGAAGCGTATGAAATTGGCAAAGAGCAGTTTGCAACACTTGGTGGCGGTAATCATTTTATTGAGTTTCAAAAGCTTCACGTAATAGATGAGGTGGTTGCAAAAGAGTGGGGACTTTTTGAGGGCCAGCTTGTTGTGATGATCCACTCAGGTTCAAGAAGGTTTGGATCAGTTATTGGGGATTACTATCAAAGAAAATTTAAAGATGTGATGAAATCAAAAGGTATCACAACTCCAGACCCACAGCTTACCTTTTTGCCAATTGACAACAAAGTTGCAAAGGATTATATTAAAGCTATGCAGTCAGCAGCAATTTATGCAAAAGTCAATCGCCATTATATGAGCAATTTCATAATATCCATTTTGGACAAACACGGGATTGATGCTTGGGTACTTTATGATGTTGCACACAATATAGCGTATATGGAAAGATTTGCAAACAGAGAAAAGCTTGTAATAAGAAAGGGTGCGACAAGGGCTTTGCCACAGAATCACTATTTAATTTCAAATCCAAAGTTTTTAAAAACAGGGCATCCTGTGATTTTGCCGGGAAGCATGGGTTCAAGTTCATATCTTATGAGAGGAATTGAAGACAATATAATTAGCTATCACACAGTCAACCATGGAGCAGGAAGGGTACTTTCTCGAAACAAGGCAAAAAAGACAATTTCGGTAGAAGAATTTTCAAAGGCCCTAAGACAAGGCCAGGAGAATGAGATACTGATAAATACAAAGAATCTAAAGGATTTTTTAGATGAAAGTCCGCAAAGTTATAAGGACATCGATACTGTTATAAATTCGGTTATTACCTCAAGGCTTGCCGTGCCTGTTGCTAAGATGACACCACTTGGTGTTATCAAAGGAAAAGATTAA
- the dprA gene encoding DNA-processing protein DprA: MSDERKLYWLWLYTIKGIGPKKFRQIKQEFGSLEDAYLNRREFNLDGFSQTITQLIRNSDLNEAEKVLEFCIKNSINIILEDDEFYPTEFRNFDHSPVILFAKGNVNVLKAQYKISMVGTREPTYYGKRVAKDLAGLVAQQNIVVVSGMARGIDTFCHMGALENGTTIAVLGCGVDIVYPKENYKLYNQIVEKGCVISEFLPKTLPDRMNFPQRNRIVAMLSPCLVVIEAAEKSGTFSTVDFALEMGKEVFAVPGNILSQKSSGTNRLIKEGARIVCSYQDFLEDLKQIYNLYPRQLSIFDTEEELSEEENTILKLLDAIGEAHIENLISLTNWSAGKVASVITSLEIKGKVIRERGNVIIKM, translated from the coding sequence ATGAGTGATGAGAGAAAACTTTACTGGCTTTGGCTTTATACAATAAAAGGAATAGGTCCCAAAAAGTTCCGGCAAATAAAACAAGAGTTTGGAAGTTTAGAGGATGCGTATTTGAATAGGAGAGAATTTAATTTAGATGGCTTTTCTCAAACCATCACACAGCTAATTAGAAATTCTGATTTGAATGAGGCAGAAAAAGTCCTTGAATTTTGTATCAAGAATAGTATAAATATAATTCTTGAAGATGATGAATTTTACCCAACAGAGTTTAGAAACTTTGATCACTCACCTGTAATACTCTTTGCAAAAGGCAATGTAAACGTTCTAAAGGCTCAATATAAAATATCAATGGTTGGGACAAGAGAGCCAACATATTATGGAAAAAGAGTTGCAAAAGATCTTGCAGGTTTGGTTGCACAGCAAAATATAGTTGTTGTAAGTGGTATGGCGCGTGGAATTGATACGTTTTGTCACATGGGAGCTTTGGAAAATGGCACCACAATTGCTGTTTTAGGCTGTGGTGTTGACATTGTCTATCCTAAGGAAAATTACAAGCTGTACAACCAGATTGTAGAAAAAGGATGTGTGATTTCTGAATTCTTGCCAAAGACGCTGCCAGATAGGATGAATTTTCCACAAAGAAACAGGATTGTTGCGATGCTTTCGCCTTGCTTGGTTGTGATTGAGGCAGCAGAAAAGAGTGGTACATTTTCAACTGTTGACTTTGCACTTGAGATGGGCAAAGAGGTTTTTGCTGTGCCAGGGAATATTCTTTCACAAAAGAGTAGTGGTACAAACAGGCTAATAAAAGAAGGTGCAAGGATTGTATGTTCATATCAGGATTTTTTAGAGGATTTAAAGCAGATTTATAACCTTTACCCAAGACAACTTAGTATATTTGATACTGAGGAAGAACTCTCTGAGGAAGAGAATACTATTTTAAAACTCTTAGATGCTATAGGAGAGGCTCATATTGAGAATTTGATTTCTTTGACAAACTGGTCAGCAGGAAAGGTTGCAAGTGTGATAACCTCGCTTGAGATAAAAGGCAAAGTTATAAGAGAAAGAGGAAATGTGATTATTAAGATGTAA
- the topA gene encoding type I DNA topoisomerase has protein sequence MKKLVIVESPAKAKTIAKYLGKEFMVEASMGHIRDLPKSDLGVDIENNFAPKYINIRRKADVINRLKKSAQEAEKVYLATDPDREGEAISWHLAIILGLDQNDKVRITFNEITKKAVQESLKNARPIDQNLVNAQQARRVLDRLVGYKLSPFLWEKVKGGLSAGRVQSVATRLVVEREEEIEKFKPEEYWTLEAVFKKDNQEFKAKFYGSKKGKLELKNQEQVDKIINQIKDKDFKVTKLKISEKKKNPPPPFITSTLQQEASRKLRFTPAKTMMIAQMLYEGVEIKGEGSVGLITYMRTDSTRVAEEAQEAARRIILQRFGKEYVPEKPRVYKTKKDAQDAHEAIRPTYIEKDPESIKDSLTPDQYRLYKLIYDRFLASQMESSIYDSLSAELEVEGYVFKLTGSKLKFAGFMEVYVEGKDTDEEEEENQLPEIFEGEMLKPIKLEKKQHFTQPPSRYTEATLIKALEEKGIGRPSTYAPTIQTILERGYVVKEDRFLKPTELGKVVTNILKEYFKDIIDIEFTAELEENLDRIEEGKADWVEIVRKFYLPLEKELETARNTMQQIKVDDEETDVVCENCGRKMVIKKGRYGKFLACPGYPECKNTKPYFDYLDVLCPKCGKKLIEKKSKKGKKYYTCESYPECNFIVWERPAKNCPKCNQLMFEKGKKGSKKLVCSNESCGYEEKIVEKGE, from the coding sequence TTGAAAAAGCTTGTCATAGTTGAGTCACCTGCAAAGGCAAAGACAATTGCAAAGTATCTTGGCAAAGAATTTATGGTAGAAGCCTCAATGGGACACATAAGAGACCTGCCAAAGAGTGATTTGGGTGTTGATATAGAAAACAACTTTGCACCAAAGTATATAAACATTCGCCGAAAGGCAGATGTGATAAACAGGCTCAAAAAATCCGCACAAGAAGCAGAAAAGGTGTACTTAGCCACAGACCCTGACAGGGAAGGTGAAGCAATTTCATGGCATTTGGCCATAATCTTAGGTCTTGACCAGAACGATAAGGTGAGGATCACTTTTAATGAGATAACAAAAAAGGCTGTGCAAGAGTCCCTGAAAAATGCAAGGCCTATTGACCAAAACCTTGTAAATGCCCAGCAGGCAAGAAGGGTACTTGATAGGCTTGTTGGGTATAAGCTCAGCCCTTTTTTGTGGGAAAAGGTAAAAGGCGGGCTTTCTGCAGGCCGTGTCCAGTCTGTTGCAACACGGCTTGTTGTTGAACGCGAAGAGGAGATAGAAAAATTCAAACCGGAAGAGTACTGGACTTTAGAGGCGGTATTCAAAAAAGATAATCAAGAGTTTAAGGCAAAGTTTTACGGTAGCAAAAAAGGTAAGCTTGAGCTTAAAAATCAAGAACAAGTAGATAAAATTATAAATCAAATCAAAGATAAAGACTTCAAAGTAACAAAACTCAAAATCTCTGAAAAGAAGAAAAACCCGCCCCCGCCTTTTATAACAAGTACTTTACAGCAGGAAGCATCAAGAAAGCTAAGATTTACACCTGCTAAAACCATGATGATTGCCCAGATGCTCTACGAAGGCGTTGAGATAAAAGGTGAGGGAAGCGTAGGTTTAATTACGTACATGAGAACAGACTCAACGAGGGTTGCTGAAGAGGCACAAGAGGCTGCAAGAAGAATAATTTTGCAGAGGTTTGGTAAAGAATATGTTCCTGAAAAACCAAGAGTGTACAAGACAAAAAAGGATGCTCAAGATGCGCATGAAGCGATAAGACCAACGTATATCGAAAAAGACCCGGAGAGCATAAAAGACTCTTTGACGCCTGACCAATACAGGCTGTACAAGCTCATCTATGACAGATTTTTAGCATCACAGATGGAAAGTAGCATATACGACTCTTTGTCAGCAGAGCTGGAAGTTGAAGGTTATGTTTTTAAACTCACAGGCTCAAAGCTAAAGTTTGCAGGATTTATGGAAGTATATGTTGAAGGAAAGGATACAGACGAAGAAGAGGAAGAAAATCAGCTTCCAGAGATTTTTGAGGGCGAGATGTTAAAGCCAATCAAGCTTGAGAAAAAGCAGCACTTTACACAGCCGCCTTCGCGCTACACAGAAGCAACGCTTATAAAAGCATTAGAAGAAAAAGGAATAGGAAGACCAAGCACCTATGCTCCCACCATTCAGACAATTTTAGAGCGAGGTTATGTTGTTAAAGAGGATCGCTTTTTAAAACCAACCGAGCTTGGAAAGGTTGTCACAAATATTTTAAAAGAGTACTTCAAGGACATAATAGACATTGAGTTTACAGCAGAGCTGGAAGAAAATCTTGATAGAATAGAAGAAGGCAAAGCTGATTGGGTGGAGATTGTAAGAAAATTTTATCTGCCGCTTGAAAAAGAGCTTGAAACAGCTCGAAATACCATGCAGCAGATTAAGGTTGACGATGAGGAGACAGATGTTGTCTGTGAAAACTGTGGGAGAAAGATGGTTATAAAGAAAGGACGATATGGTAAGTTTTTAGCATGCCCAGGCTATCCGGAATGCAAAAACACAAAGCCCTATTTTGACTATTTGGATGTTTTATGTCCGAAATGTGGTAAAAAACTTATTGAGAAAAAGTCAAAAAAGGGTAAGAAGTATTACACATGCGAAAGCTACCCTGAGTGTAACTTTATAGTATGGGAAAGGCCAGCCAAAAACTGTCCAAAATGCAATCAGTTGATGTTTGAAAAAGGCAAAAAGGGAAGCAAAAAACTTGTATGTTCAAATGAATCTTGTGGGTATGAAGAAAAGATAGTTGAAAAAGGTGAGTGA
- the trmFO gene encoding methylenetetrahydrofolate--tRNA-(uracil(54)-C(5))-methyltransferase (FADH(2)-oxidizing) TrmFO, which translates to MRITVIGAGLAGVEAANAITKFGIKVRLYEMKPKKFSPAHKQEGFAELVCSNSLKSKLLTNASGLLKEEMKLFGSIVMEAAYNTQVEAGQALAVDRYLFSEYITKKIKQNPLIEVIHEEVTEVPRDEVVVVSTGPLTTESLLEDISKLCNSKNLYFFDAAAPIVLKDSIDFSKAFFASRYNKGTDDYINCPMTKEEYERFYYELVNAEVIEVKDFERDLLFEGCMPIEEMARRGIDTIRFGPLKPVGIIDPKTGKIPYAVVQLRKDTQDGRLYNMVGFQTRLKWGEQKRVFRLIPGLENAEFVRYGVMHKNSYINSPQVLTKFLSLKKYPNIFFAGQITGVEGYLESAATGIVAGISAARYVLGRAQITFPPSTCIGALIEYITTPKKDFQPMNANYGIISIDEEIARIKDKEKKKLLIAEKSLSICREIANQIFE; encoded by the coding sequence ATGAGAATAACAGTAATCGGAGCTGGACTTGCAGGTGTCGAAGCTGCAAATGCCATCACTAAGTTTGGCATCAAAGTAAGACTATATGAAATGAAACCGAAGAAATTTTCACCTGCACACAAACAGGAAGGGTTTGCAGAGCTTGTTTGTAGCAATTCTCTAAAATCAAAGCTTTTGACAAACGCATCAGGGCTTTTAAAAGAGGAGATGAAACTCTTTGGTTCAATTGTGATGGAGGCAGCTTACAATACTCAAGTTGAGGCAGGTCAGGCTTTGGCAGTTGACAGGTACTTATTTTCTGAGTATATAACAAAGAAGATAAAACAAAATCCTCTAATTGAAGTTATACACGAAGAAGTAACAGAAGTCCCAAGAGACGAGGTTGTAGTTGTTAGCACAGGTCCTTTGACCACAGAAAGTCTTCTTGAGGATATATCAAAGCTTTGCAATAGCAAAAATCTCTATTTTTTTGATGCAGCAGCGCCAATAGTGCTTAAAGACTCTATTGACTTTTCGAAAGCTTTTTTTGCATCGCGTTACAACAAAGGTACAGATGATTATATAAACTGTCCTATGACAAAAGAAGAGTATGAAAGGTTTTACTATGAACTTGTAAATGCTGAAGTCATCGAAGTAAAAGACTTTGAAAGAGATTTGTTGTTTGAAGGCTGTATGCCAATTGAAGAAATGGCAAGAAGAGGAATTGACACAATCAGATTTGGGCCGCTAAAGCCGGTTGGTATAATTGATCCAAAAACCGGTAAGATACCGTATGCAGTTGTGCAGCTTAGAAAAGATACTCAAGATGGAAGGCTTTATAACATGGTTGGGTTTCAGACAAGGCTCAAATGGGGTGAGCAAAAAAGGGTTTTCAGGCTCATTCCAGGCTTGGAAAATGCAGAGTTTGTAAGGTATGGTGTTATGCACAAAAACTCTTATATAAACTCACCACAGGTTCTAACAAAGTTTCTTTCGCTTAAGAAATATCCAAATATCTTCTTTGCAGGGCAGATAACAGGTGTGGAAGGATATTTAGAGTCTGCTGCAACTGGGATTGTGGCAGGGATAAGCGCTGCAAGATATGTTCTTGGCAGAGCTCAAATTACTTTTCCTCCGAGTACCTGTATTGGTGCTCTAATTGAGTATATAACAACACCCAAAAAAGATTTTCAGCCCATGAATGCAAACTATGGTATAATATCAATTGATGAGGAGATTGCAAGAATAAAAGACAAGGAAAAGAAAAAACTTTTGATTGCTGAAAAGTCTTTAAGTATATGTAGGGAGATAGCTAATCAGATTTTTGAATAA
- the hslV gene encoding ATP-dependent protease subunit HslV, with amino-acid sequence MFHATTIVAVKKGEKVAIAGDGQVTFSQNMIMKQNAKKVRKVYNGKVLVGFAGSVADAITLCEKFEEKLEQNSGNLQKSVVELAKEWRQDKILRRLEALMIVANSEHLFVVSGSGEVVEPDDNIAAIGSGGPYALAAARALVQNTNLEPAEIAKKALEIAASICIYTNNNITVLEL; translated from the coding sequence ATGTTTCATGCAACAACAATTGTGGCTGTGAAAAAAGGTGAAAAGGTTGCTATAGCTGGTGATGGCCAGGTCACATTTTCACAGAACATGATAATGAAACAGAATGCTAAAAAGGTGCGAAAGGTTTACAATGGCAAGGTTTTGGTTGGTTTTGCTGGGTCTGTTGCAGATGCAATAACCCTTTGTGAAAAGTTTGAAGAAAAGCTTGAACAAAATAGTGGTAATCTGCAAAAGAGCGTTGTTGAGCTTGCAAAAGAGTGGAGACAGGACAAAATTCTACGACGGCTTGAGGCGCTCATGATTGTTGCAAACTCTGAGCATTTGTTTGTAGTCTCTGGAAGTGGCGAGGTTGTTGAGCCTGATGACAACATTGCAGCAATTGGCTCTGGCGGGCCGTATGCACTGGCTGCAGCAAGGGCACTTGTTCAGAACACTAACCTTGAGCCGGCTGAGATTGCTAAAAAAGCTTTAGAGATTGCAGCGTCTATTTGT